A DNA window from Alligator mississippiensis isolate rAllMis1 chromosome 11, rAllMis1, whole genome shotgun sequence contains the following coding sequences:
- the LOC102577109 gene encoding zinc finger protein RFP: MPDIIVQEKHQAHLKTLRERREDLLELKQSGERKTQEYLDIRKTLSRCDKGEIPQPVPISSELERRLQDFCQTTCALTETGRKFKDTLPSVLEKRSGDVPQPYTKVMVTLDPDTAHPKLILSADKRSVTLGGRRQDLPDNPERFDFESFVLGHEELTWGRHYWEVEVDMEESDGWALGIARETVRRKGEINISPKEGIWGVLHWWGNQIQALTAPTSTCVHLPQEPSRVRVCLDYAEGLVSFFSANAETPIFTFPPASFAGDRIRPWFCLRLQPMLCCKFDSGQLRMCP, from the exons atgCCAGACATAAtagtccag GAAAAACATCAGGCCCATTTAAAGACTCtgagggaaaggagagaagacCTCTTGGAATTGAAACAGTCTGGAGAAAGGAAAACCCAGGAGTATCTG GATATCAGAAAGACCCTGAGCAG GTGTGACAAGGGGGAGATCCCACAGCCAGTGCCCATTTCTTCTGAGCTGGAAAGGAGACTTCAGGATTTCTGCCAGACAACCTGTGCGCTGACAGAGACTGGGAGGAAGTTCAAAG aCACTCTGCCATCtgtcctggagaagagaagtgggGATGTACCACAGCCATACACCAAGG TGATGGTGACTCTGGATCCAGACACAGCTCATCCCAAACTCATCCTGTCTGCAGATAAGAGAAGTGTGACActgggaggcagaaggcaggatctGCCTGACAATCCTGAGAGATTTGACTTTGAGTCCTTTGTGCTGGGCCATGAAGAATTAACGTGGGGGAGACACTACTGGGAGGTCGAGGTGGACATGGAGGAGAGTGATGGCTGGGCCCTGGGCATTGCCAGAGAGACTgtaaggaggaagggagagatcaACATAAGCCCCAAGGAGGGGATTTGGGGTGTGCTGCACTGGTGGGGGAATCAAATCCAGGCTCTCACTGCACCTACTTCCACCTGTGTGCACCTgccccaggagcccagcagggtgCGGGTCTGTCTGGActatgcagaggggctggtgtcATTTTTCAGTGCTAATGCCGAGACCCCAATCTTCACTTTCCCACCGGCCTCATTCGCTGGGGACAGAATCCGGCCCTGGTTCTGCCTCCGCCTCCAGCCTATGCTATGCTGCAAGTTTGATTCAGGTCAACTCAGAATGTGCCCCTGA